A region from the Silene latifolia isolate original U9 population chromosome 7, ASM4854445v1, whole genome shotgun sequence genome encodes:
- the LOC141591413 gene encoding gamma-interferon-responsive lysosomal thiol protein, translating into MASIGVRSLCVLSCLLLLEVQTCLAGYQLELNSEEKVAVDLYYESLCPYCANFIVNLLPPIFRNGLIDIIDLNFYPWGNAKVISGDSIACQHGPSECLLNEIDACALDVWPRLSEHFPFIYCVESLVYNHNYSEWKTCFKTLGVDQKPVMECYSSGQGKELVLKYGAETNALEPPKRYVPWVVVDGQPLYEEYEEFMSYVCKAYKGTPPSACSELSHSLGSVGEKKTNDVNPFR; encoded by the exons ATGGCTTCAATTGGGGTGCGATCTTTGTGTGTGCTCTCGTGCCTGTTGCTATTGGAAGTCCAGACTTGCTTAGCAGGGTATCAGCTGGAGTTGAATTCAGAGGAAAAGGTGGCGGTTGATTTGTACTATGAGAGCTTGTGTCCATACTGTGCCAACTTCATTGTCAATCTACTTCCTCCCATCTTCCGAAATGGTCTTATTGACATCATCGATCTCAACTTTTATCCTTGGGGAAACGCCAAAGTTATATCAGGCGACTCTATTGCTTGCCAG CATGGCCCTTCTGAGTGCTTACTTAATGAAATTGATGCATGTGCTCTTGATGTGTGGCCTCGTCTG AGTGAGCACTTCCCCTTTATATATTGTGTGGAGAGTCTGGTATATAACCACAATTATAGTGAATGGAAGACTTGTTTCAAAACATTGGGGGTGGATCAAAAGCCTGTTATGGAATGTTATTCAAGCGGCCAAGGCAAAGAG TTAGTACTTAAATATGGAGCAGAAACAAATGCACTGGAACCTCCAAAAAGATATGTACCCTGGGTGGTTGTGGATGGGCAGCCCCTTTATGAG GAGTATGAGGAGTTCATGAGCTATGTTTGCAAAGCTTATAAAGGAACTCCACCAAGCGCTTGCAGTGAGTTATCCCATTCCCTCGGCAGCGTTGGAGAAAAGAAGACTAATGATGTCAATCCATTTCGCTAA
- the LOC141591415 gene encoding gamma-interferon-responsive lysosomal thiol protein-like, with protein sequence MACTLLRCIFLLSCLMAIEVCLARSLTDHDDHHHHHILPNSAKKVPVNLYYETLCPGCQEFILEGLPPLFKNELIDIIELRLVPWGNARVHSNQSFVCQHGPPECFLNTVEACAIDAWPTPLEYFPFILCVENLASEGKHTEWETCFTKLGLDPKPVKDCSSSDHGKQLELKYAKETKELKPQHEFVPWVVVNKQPLKEDIGNLITYICRAYKGTPPSACHDKSSSISTSDEAPHVYPACYATKDQNNAHP encoded by the exons ATGGCCTGTACACTCCTGCGCTGCATTTTTCTGCTCTCATGCCTGATGGCCATTGAGGTTTGCCTAGCAAGGTCTTTAACTGACCACGatgaccaccaccaccatcacattCTGCCGAATTCTGCTAAAAAAGTACCAGTGAATTTGTACTATGAGACTTTATGTCCCGGCTGTCAAGAGTTTATCCTTGAAGGTCTTCCCCCATTGTTCAAAAACGAGCTTATTGACATAATTGAACTCAGGCTTGTTCCTTGGGGCAATGCCAGGGTCCATTCCAACCAGTCTTTCGTTTGCCAG CATGGCCCGCCTGAGTGCTTTTTGAATACAGTTGAAGCCTGTGCTATTGATGCTTGGCCTACTCCG CTTGAGTACTTCCCTTTCATCCTGTGTGTGGAGAATCTAGCATCCGAGGGAAAGCATACTGAGTGGGAGACTTGTTTTACCAAGTTGGGTTTGGATCCAAAACCCGTCAAGGATTGCTCCTCCAGTGATCATGGCAAGCAG CTTGAGCTAAAATACGCCAAGGAGACGAAAGAACTGAAGCCTCAGCATGAGTTTGTACCATGGGTAGTTGTGAATAAACAACCCCTCAAAGAG GACATTGGAAACTTAATAACCTACATCTGCAGAGCTTATAAGGGTACTCCACCTAGTGCTTGCCATGACAAGTCTTCCAGCATTTCCACGTCTGACGAAGCGCCTCATGTTTATCCTGCTTGTTACGCTACAAAAGACCAAAATAATGCCCATCCATGA
- the LOC141591414 gene encoding cinnamoyl-CoA reductase 2, with the protein MGEISEVVSVTGGSGYIGSCLVSLLLDRGYTVHATVKHLNDENETKHLQSLQGADTRLRLFQIDLLDYESILAAVTGTSGVFHLASPCIVDQVQDPQSQLLDPAVKGTHNVLTAAKEAGVKRVVVTSSVSAIHPSPTWPHDKIKDEECWADVDYCRQHGLWYPLSKTSAEKSAWEFSKQNELDIVVVNPGTVMGPILPPTLNASMLMLLRLLQGSTETYQDFFMGSVHVKDVAMAHILVYENKSATGRHVCLEAISHYGDFAAKVAQLFPHYNVPRLPKDTQPGLMRATDASNKLMDLGLNFTSMDQIIKESVESLKSKGFLSSN; encoded by the exons atggGAGAGATATCGGAGGTAGTTAGTGTGACCGGAGGCAGTGGTTACATAGGATCATGCCTCGTCTCTCTCCTGCTTGACCGGGGTTACACTGTTCATGCCACTGTCAAACATCTCA ATGATGAGAATGAAACGAAGCATCTACAAAGCTTACAAGGAGCAGACACTCGACTCCGCCTGTTCCAGATTGATCTCCTTGATTACGAGTCTATCCTCGCTGCTGTAACCGGTACATCAGGTGTATTCCACCTCGCATCTCCTTGCATCGTTGATCAAGTTCAGGACCCTCAGTCCCAATTGTTGGATCCTGCTGTTAAAGGGACCCACAATGTACTGACAGCCGCCAAAGAGGCGGGAGTAAAGCGGGTTGTAGTCACTTCTTCCGTATCCGCTATACATCCGAGCCCCACATGGCCTCATGACAAGATTAAGGATGAGGAATGTTGGGCTGATGTGGATTACTGCCGCCAACATGGATTGTGGTATCCGCTTTCCAAAACTAGTGCTGAAAAATCTGCTTGGGAGTTTTCCAAACAGAATGAGCTCGACATAGTGGTCGTCAATCCTGGGACTGTCATGGGACCTATTCTTCCACCCACCCTCAATGCCAGCATGTTAATGCTTCTTCGCCTTCTTCAGG GCTCTACAGAAACGTATCAAGACTTCTTTATGGGATCAGTCCATGTCAAGGATGTAGCCATGGCACACATTCTAGTTTATGAAAACAAGTCCGCCACTGGAAGGCACGTGTGTCTAGAAGCCATCTCTCATTATGGGGATTTTGCTGCCAAAGTCGCTCAGTTATTCCCACACTATAATGTGCCAAG ATTGCCAAAAGATACACAGCCGGGGCTGATGAGGGCTACTGATGCGTCCAACAAGTTGATGGATCTAGGTCTCAATTTTACATCCATGGACCAAATAATCAAGGAATCCGTCGAGAGTTTGAAGAGCAAAGGGTTTCTATCTTCAAACTGA
- the LOC141591416 gene encoding small ribosomal subunit protein eS4 → MARGLKKHLKRLNAPKHWMLDKLGGAFAPKPSSGPHKSRECLPLILILRNRLKYALVYREVIAILMQRQIMVDGKVRTDKTYPAGFMDVISIPKTNENFRLLYDVKGRFRLHSLRDDEAKFKLCKVRNVQFGNKGIPYLNTYDGRTIRYPDPLIKANDTIKLDLEENKIVDFVKFDVGNVVMVTGGRNRGRVGVIKNREKHKGSFETIHIQDSQGHEFATRMGNVFIIGNGAKPWVSLPKGKGIKLTIIEEARKRQAEKSAATA, encoded by the exons atg GCGAGAGGCTTGAAGAAGCATTTGAAGAGGCTCAATGCGCCCAAGCATTGGATGCTTGACAAGCTTGGTGGTGCTTTT GCTCCTAAGCCATCATCCGGACCCCACAAATCCAGGGAGTGTTTGCCCCTTATCCTTATCTTGCGTAACAGGTTGAAGTATGCTCTTGTTTACCGTGAAGTCATTGCCATTCTCATGCAACGCCAAATCATGGTTGATGGAAAGGTCAGGACTGACAAGACTTACCCTGCTGGTTTCATGG ATGTTATTTCCATTCCCAAAACAAACGAGAACTTCCGCCTGCTGTATGATGTTAAGGGTCGCTTCAGACTCCACTCTCTCAGAGATGATGAGGCTAAG TTCAAGCTCTGCAAGGTCCGCAACGTGCAGTTTGGCAACAAGGGTATCCCATACCTCAACACTTATGATGGAAGGACCATCCGTTACCCAGACCCCCTTATCAAGGCAAACGACACCATCAAGCTTGACCTTGAAGAGAACAAGATTGTGGACTTTGTCAAGTTTGATGTAGGTAATGTAGTCATGGTGACCGGAGGTAGAAACAGAGGTCGTGTGGGAGTGATCAAGAACAGGGAGAAGCACAAGGGCAGCTTTGAGACAATCCACATTCAGGATTCTCAGGGTCATGAGTTTGCAACGCGAATGGGCAATGTGTTTATCATTGGTAATGGTGCAAAGCCATGGGTTTCTCTTCCCAAGGGCAAGGGTATTAAGCTGACCATCATCGAGGAAGCACGCAAAAGGCAGGCAGAGAAGTCAGCAGCTACTGCTTGA